CGGCTTTGACCCAGTCCAGATCATTGAATCTGTTTTTGAGTTGGTTGACGCCGCCAAAACAGGCGCATGATCCAAAAGCGACCAGCACCTTGGCATTTTCTCTGATTTTCTCTAAACGTTTCACATCATCGGATCGGGTGATGCTTCCTTCGACGAAGGCGATCTCGTAATCGTCGCTTCGTTCGGTCATCGCCTCGCGAAATGAGACGATATCGAGCAGTGATAAAAAATCAAGCAGGGTGGCTTCATTATTCAAGAGCTGTAACTGGCATCCTTCACAGGAAGAAAATTCAAAAAAAGCCACTTTAGGTCTTGGGATCGGCACGCCGAGAAATGATCGTTTTGTGGTCATTCTTGTTCTCCGGGCTAGATTGCTTCTTTCAGATTCAGTACCGACCAGTAATCAAAAACCGGACCCTTCAGACAGGTATAGGTCGATCCGATATTACATCTGCAGCACTTGCCACGCCCGCAGTGCATCCTTCTTTCCAGGGAGACGAACATTTTATGCATAGGCAGTCCTTTTTTCATGACCATGTCGCAGACAAATTTGAACATGATCGGCGGTCCGCAGGCGATTACGTATGTGGTGTCGGCGAAATTGGTGATTTCATCGATTCTTTTTTGCAGGATATCGGTGACCCGGCCCACCGGCCCGGTCCATGAAGAATCAGGTTGGTCAACGGTGATATTGAGATTGATGTCAAACTGGCGCCACGTTTCATACTGATAGGTGAAGAGGAGTGAGTCGGGCTTTATGGCACCGTAAATGATGTCTACCTCCTGGTAGCGGCTTCGGTTTTCCAATACGGAGAAAATTGGGGCCCGCAAAGGAACAATTCCCAGGCCACCGGCAATCAGCATGACGTTCTGGCCTTCCATTTTTTCCACCGGGAAACTGGTGCCGAACGGACCACTGATTCCGACATTGGTGCCGCGTTGTAGACGGTTCAGGAAGTTAGTCAGGTTGCCGACTGCCCTGATACATAACTCGATATCACCATGCCGGATCGGGGAGGAAGAGATGGAAAAAGGAGCTTCACCGATGCCTGGTATCTCAAGCATGACGAACTGACCTGGGCGGAAGGTAAAATCTCTTCTTTGTTTCGGGTCGATGATCTGTAACTGGTACAGTTTTTCTGCGGCGGTTAGTTGGTATAGATTGGTTATTTCAGCCTTATAGGTGTACTCAAAACTGCTCATGTCATCTTTGATGTGGGAAGAGACCGTGTTATCAAGGACATCGACGAATGGTAGTTTACTCATGGCTGTGCTCCTTGCCCCGGACACTGGCAATGACTTCCGGCACGGTTATTCCGGCCAGACAGGCATTGCCGCAGCGGCCGCAACCAACGCACAATGATTCTTCATAGGCCTCAACAAACCCCCGGTGTTTATGGTAGAAACGGTATTTCAGACGGACATGTCTCTCCGGCCGAAAATTATGGCCGCCGGCAACCTGGGCAAAATCAATCAGATTGCACGAATGAAGATGCCTGGTCTTGGAGGCTCCCTGGAGTTCCAGATCGACGTTTTCTTCAACTCCGTAACAATAGCAAGTCGGGCAGACATTGGCGCAGGTGCCGCAGGCCAGGCATTTATCACCCCATTCCTTCCAGACATCGGCCTGGAATTCCATGTCCAGTATTTTGGTGAGATCGGTGGTGTCGACTTGGGTCATAAAACTTTTGTTTTTGTCCTCTATGACTTCCATGTAGCGTTCATGGTCATGTTCTTCGGGATCTCTGGTTTCAATCGCCTTGAGGATATTGAAGGCCTTTGAGGACTGGATTTCGGCAAAGAAACGATCACCCAGATCGGTTAGCAGCAGTTCGAAGCCATGCAGAAGAGTGTCCGTCCCCATTGAGCGGCAAAAGCAGGAGGGCAGTGGGGAAAGACAATTAAGGGCGATGATAAACATGTTCTGGCGCTTGGCGGTAAAATATGGGTCAGGGTAGACATTGCCGGTCAGCACTTTTTCAAGCTTGTTCAGTCCATTGATGTCGCAGGCATGGATCCCGAAAAAAACATGTGTTTTATAGACATTTAGATCAATGATTTTATCCCAGTTATCGCCGTTCATCTCAAACGAACAGAGATTTTCCCGGTAGGGGAGAAAAAAACGTTTGAGAGAGTGGGTGGTATTGCGGTAGTCAAGGCATAGATCATCGAAGTCATAGACGTAATCAAAATCGACCAGGGGAAGACCATTACGGTCTAGCCCCCGACTGACCGGCCCGACCACCGGGTTGATGGCAATAATCTCAAAGAGTTTTTGCAACTCTGCTTTGTCGAAAACCTTGAATATCATGCCGGCTCTCCCGGGAAAGATTGTTCTCAATTATTGTATCTTCACATCTAAGACTATCAAAATTGAATTATTTAATACAAATATAATAATATTTGTGCGGTGTAATGTTATGAATTTATCACTGGATGATCAACAATGATGATTGTTTTTGACCATTTGAAATGTTGC
The genomic region above belongs to Pseudomonadota bacterium and contains:
- a CDS encoding 4Fe-4S dicluster domain-containing protein, which gives rise to MIFKVFDKAELQKLFEIIAINPVVGPVSRGLDRNGLPLVDFDYVYDFDDLCLDYRNTTHSLKRFFLPYRENLCSFEMNGDNWDKIIDLNVYKTHVFFGIHACDINGLNKLEKVLTGNVYPDPYFTAKRQNMFIIALNCLSPLPSCFCRSMGTDTLLHGFELLLTDLGDRFFAEIQSSKAFNILKAIETRDPEEHDHERYMEVIEDKNKSFMTQVDTTDLTKILDMEFQADVWKEWGDKCLACGTCANVCPTCYCYGVEENVDLELQGASKTRHLHSCNLIDFAQVAGGHNFRPERHVRLKYRFYHKHRGFVEAYEESLCVGCGRCGNACLAGITVPEVIASVRGKEHSHE
- a CDS encoding FAD/NAD(P)-binding protein, translating into MSKLPFVDVLDNTVSSHIKDDMSSFEYTYKAEITNLYQLTAAEKLYQLQIIDPKQRRDFTFRPGQFVMLEIPGIGEAPFSISSSPIRHGDIELCIRAVGNLTNFLNRLQRGTNVGISGPFGTSFPVEKMEGQNVMLIAGGLGIVPLRAPIFSVLENRSRYQEVDIIYGAIKPDSLLFTYQYETWRQFDINLNITVDQPDSSWTGPVGRVTDILQKRIDEITNFADTTYVIACGPPIMFKFVCDMVMKKGLPMHKMFVSLERRMHCGRGKCCRCNIGSTYTCLKGPVFDYWSVLNLKEAI